The Periplaneta americana isolate PAMFEO1 chromosome 2, P.americana_PAMFEO1_priV1, whole genome shotgun sequence genome has a window encoding:
- the LOC138695201 gene encoding uncharacterized protein has product MAQCGLPLSSTYIDQVISPSGNRTRARTQLRIGRQAPYPTELHAGGLKRRKIEQLKNIFRFPFSNNFDPTTFPVVNLGHACFLNSILSTLSDFLFFLFPGRASSSLENKLRKKWKYLRDQFAVELGKVTRSGDTGDLPASKWPYFQSLLFLKDVVKPRPSPGHLSKVPVSVELATGTSDEPQLQSEDPDAYLDYSESPDETSTPFPPQNEETDEDDVGRNNVGNSTYHPSSVCSESSSNRGRKRKHRITDPFNEPVSSIERQKRFYLEEKLSNNRREVDEDDENLHFFKSLLPHVRKIPNCKLLSFRNCVQELVQQYAYEECVKTQNIPP; this is encoded by the exons atggctcaatgtggtctgcctttgtcGTCCACCTACATAGA ccaggtaatcagcccaagcgggaatcgaacccgcgccagaacgcaactccggatcggaaggcaagcgccttatccGACAGAGCTACACGCCGGTGGcttaaaacgtcgtaaaatagaaCAATTAAAAAACATATTCCGATTCCCCTTTTCCAATAATTTCGATCCAACCACATTTCCTGTTGTAAACCTCGGTCATGCATGCTTCCTGAATTCCATCCTGTCAACTCTTTCTGACTTCCTCTTTTTCCTCTTCCCGGGCAGAGCCAGTTCATCACTTG aaaataagctgAGAAAGAAGTGGAAGTATCTTAGAGATCAGTTTGCTGTGGAACTTGGAAAAGTAACACGTTCCGGAGATACAGGCGACTTACCGGCGTCGAAATGGCCATATTTTCAGTCGTTGCTCTTCTTGAAAGACGTTGTGAAACCAAGACCATCGCCAGGACATTTGTCCAAAGTGCCAGTTTCAGTTGAACTAGCCACTGGTACGTCAGACGAGCCACAACTCCAATCCGAAGATCCAGACGCCTATCTCGACTATTCAGAATCTCCAGACGAAACATCCACTCCCTTTCCGCCGCAGAACGAAGAAACCGATGAAGATGATGTTGGCCGGAACAATGTTGGAAACAGTACATATCATCCATCGTCAGTTTGTTCTGAATCCTCATCTAatcgaggaagaaaaagaaaacacaggATTACAGACCCATTCAACGAGCCCGTGTCAAGTATTGAAAGACAAAAACGTTTTTATCTTGAAGAAAAACTGAGTAATAATCGTAGAGAAGTAGATGAGGATGATGAAAACCTTCATTTTTTTAAAAGTCTGCTCCCACACGTCCGGAAAATTCCCAATTGTAAACTACTGTCTTTCAGAAACTGCGTTCAAGAGCTTGTCCAACAATATGCATACGAGGAATGTGTTAAGACTCAAAATATTCCTCCCTAG